The Geomonas ferrireducens genome includes a window with the following:
- a CDS encoding c-type cytochrome codes for MTLVLFASGTVRADAGKDLFDKMCASCHSIGGGDGAGPDLKGVGAKHSSDWLVQIITDPAKLTASKDPAQAELVKKYGMEMPGLGVSRPDAEKIVAFLGGGAPAPGAAAGSAAPGSASAPAETKAAPPAEVVVTKELLATGRDLFTGKQRFAKGGAPCVSCHHFDYPGIHSGALAADLTGLYSKMGENSVRGVLKSLNFPVMKKIYADRPLTEDEATALTALFKDASARKQAQSDPYPIAGLGFFAFCLIAALAFKRRYK; via the coding sequence ATGACATTGGTGCTTTTCGCCTCGGGAACCGTTCGCGCCGATGCGGGCAAGGACCTTTTCGACAAGATGTGTGCCTCCTGTCACAGTATCGGCGGCGGTGACGGGGCCGGCCCCGATCTCAAAGGGGTGGGTGCCAAGCACTCCTCCGATTGGCTGGTGCAGATCATCACCGACCCGGCGAAGCTCACCGCATCGAAGGACCCGGCTCAGGCCGAGCTCGTGAAAAAGTACGGCATGGAGATGCCGGGCCTCGGGGTGAGCCGCCCGGATGCCGAGAAGATCGTCGCCTTCCTGGGTGGCGGCGCTCCCGCGCCGGGCGCCGCTGCGGGTTCCGCTGCGCCAGGTAGTGCTTCCGCTCCGGCGGAAACCAAGGCCGCCCCGCCTGCCGAGGTCGTGGTCACCAAGGAGCTCCTCGCGACGGGACGGGACCTCTTCACCGGAAAACAGCGCTTCGCCAAAGGGGGCGCCCCTTGCGTCTCCTGCCATCACTTCGACTATCCCGGGATCCACAGCGGAGCCCTTGCCGCCGACCTTACCGGTCTCTACAGCAAGATGGGCGAGAACAGCGTGCGCGGCGTGCTGAAAAGCCTCAACTTCCCTGTGATGAAAAAGATCTACGCGGACCGCCCGCTGACCGAGGATGAGGCGACCGCGCTCACCGCGCTTTTCAAGGACGCCTCCGCCCGAAAGCAGGCCCAAAGTGATCCCTACCCCATTGCCGGCCTTGGCTTCTTTGCCTTCTGCCTTATCGCCGCGCTCGCCTTCAAGAGGAGATACAAATAA